In a genomic window of Flavobacterium crassostreae:
- a CDS encoding glycoside hydrolase family 25 protein, protein MKRKPVRRKSPAKNTKKNGFLGRKIFSFMVVFAITILLMVGIYHYREGLKYYLGFKSRAASKEQIEDKRLSDVRNFQVLSKHQNNAIGIDVSEYQGTISWDAIGALEQKYPIHFVFIRATVGKDRLDRKFKDNWLGAKENKIICGAYHYYRPNENSLEQAALFIQTVQLNQGDLPPVLDIEQLPKEQSVARLKIGLRRWLQAIEAHYKVKPIIYTGEKYYEDFLKEEFGDYLFWIANYNFYREKIQEDWLFWQFTEKASLPGITGSVDVNIYNGDLQQLQFITIE, encoded by the coding sequence ATGAAAAGAAAGCCTGTTAGAAGAAAATCACCAGCAAAAAACACTAAAAAAAACGGTTTTTTGGGAAGAAAAATCTTTTCGTTTATGGTAGTATTTGCCATAACAATATTGTTGATGGTCGGTATATACCACTATAGAGAAGGACTTAAATACTATCTTGGTTTTAAATCTCGTGCTGCTTCAAAAGAACAAATAGAAGACAAGCGCCTTTCCGATGTGCGTAACTTTCAGGTGCTGAGCAAGCACCAAAATAACGCCATTGGTATTGATGTTTCAGAATACCAAGGGACTATTTCTTGGGATGCCATTGGTGCCTTGGAACAAAAATACCCCATACACTTTGTCTTTATTCGTGCCACTGTAGGCAAAGATAGATTGGATCGAAAATTTAAAGATAATTGGCTTGGCGCCAAAGAAAATAAGATAATCTGTGGAGCTTATCATTATTACAGGCCCAACGAAAACTCGTTAGAACAAGCGGCGCTTTTTATACAAACAGTGCAATTAAACCAAGGAGATTTGCCTCCGGTACTGGATATAGAACAACTCCCAAAAGAGCAGTCGGTTGCTAGATTAAAGATAGGACTTCGGCGTTGGTTGCAAGCCATAGAAGCACATTATAAAGTAAAACCAATTATTTATACTGGCGAGAAATATTACGAGGATTTTTTGAAAGAAGAATTTGGGGACTATCTTTTTTGGATAGCCAACTATAATTTTTATAGAGAAAAAATCCAAGAAGATTGGCTCTTTTGGCAATTTACCGAAAAAGCAAGTCTTCCGGGTATTACCGGTAGCGTGGATGTTAATATATACAACGGAGATTTACAACAACTACAGTTTATCACCATAGAGTAG
- a CDS encoding DUF5808 domain-containing protein: MKSEKPSKVTLKKWHQDPKNWILGFLYYNKEDPRIFPPKRTSWTGWTVNFANPKSIGFLIGILLIVHFVLAYLK, from the coding sequence ATGAAATCCGAAAAACCTTCCAAAGTAACCTTAAAAAAATGGCACCAAGATCCAAAAAACTGGATTTTGGGTTTCTTATATTATAACAAAGAAGATCCCAGGATTTTTCCGCCCAAAAGAACCTCCTGGACTGGATGGACGGTTAATTTTGCCAACCCTAAATCTATTGGTTTTTTAATTGGTATCCTTCTGATTGTGCATTTTGTTCTTGCTTACTTAAAATAG
- a CDS encoding DUF4105 domain-containing protein, translating into MKNTMAQKALFLLFFILCINPLSAQKQLLSDQARVSVITCGTGNASYSLFGHTALRIKDPVNFMDVVYNYGAFDFNTPNFVLKFIKGDLQYFAVTHPYDTFISEYTLEKRAVYEQELNLSVPLKQELLDNLTHSLSSGDSYYTYKFIDKNCTSMVVDLINKTLKTKAIVKKTDTEISYRAILFPYFEHHFYEKLGTSIIFGEKVDRLATQLFLPFELLKSLEQLSYQKQSLIKGTTTTVLDFEQQIPVSWWNNAYTYVAFLIFVILINSKIINQAYLLIMALLGVFFVFAGFYSDHQELAYNYNILLFNPLLFVLWYFYTTKNSSYIYKAALANVCCLLVYVALVADKIHFVIVLPLVITNAIIFIRLVFQNYKKTPISI; encoded by the coding sequence ATGAAAAACACTATGGCACAAAAAGCCCTCTTTCTACTTTTTTTTATACTCTGCATCAATCCATTATCTGCTCAAAAACAGCTTCTTTCGGATCAAGCCCGTGTTAGTGTAATTACCTGCGGAACCGGCAATGCCTCTTACTCTCTATTTGGTCATACAGCCCTACGTATCAAAGATCCCGTAAATTTTATGGATGTAGTGTACAACTATGGTGCATTTGATTTTAATACTCCTAATTTTGTGCTAAAATTCATAAAAGGAGACTTACAATATTTTGCCGTAACCCATCCTTACGACACTTTTATAAGCGAATATACCCTCGAAAAAAGAGCCGTCTACGAACAAGAACTAAATCTTTCTGTTCCGCTCAAACAAGAGCTGCTAGACAACCTAACCCATTCTTTGTCTTCGGGAGACAGCTATTATACCTATAAATTTATAGACAAGAACTGCACCTCTATGGTGGTAGACCTTATCAATAAAACACTAAAAACCAAAGCCATTGTTAAGAAAACCGATACCGAAATTTCTTATCGAGCTATCTTGTTCCCATATTTTGAGCATCATTTTTACGAAAAGTTAGGCACAAGCATTATTTTTGGAGAAAAAGTGGACCGATTAGCAACGCAGTTGTTTTTGCCTTTTGAATTATTAAAAAGTTTAGAACAACTATCCTATCAAAAACAGTCCCTAATCAAGGGTACTACTACAACTGTATTGGATTTTGAGCAACAAATCCCCGTTTCGTGGTGGAATAACGCCTATACGTATGTTGCTTTTCTTATTTTTGTTATTCTAATTAATTCCAAAATAATTAACCAAGCCTACTTGCTTATCATGGCTCTATTGGGCGTGTTTTTTGTATTTGCAGGTTTTTATTCAGACCACCAGGAGCTAGCATATAATTATAACATACTGTTGTTTAATCCATTATTATTTGTACTATGGTATTTTTATACTACTAAAAATAGCTCTTATATTTATAAAGCTGCCTTAGCGAACGTATGTTGCCTATTGGTATATGTGGCATTGGTGGCAGACAAAATACATTTTGTTATTGTCTTGCCCTTGGTTATTACCAATGCCATTATTTTTATTAGATTGGTTTTTCAGAACTACAAAAAAACTCCAATTAGCATCTAA
- a CDS encoding CDP-alcohol phosphatidyltransferase family protein — MKIKKHLPNLITLLNLLSGCIALVYATNADFVAAFYFVCLGIFLDFFDGFFARLFGVSSPLGLQLDSLADMVTSGVVPGFVMFLMMKSSQHELGMHPAWAYLGFIITLGSCYRLANFNIDTRQTDSFIGLPTPANTLFILSLPLIIQYQDSLLVLELLTNQWVLLFITLCSAFILNAEIPLFSLKIKKFNLKDNVLQLLFVLLSLLLLVVFNYLGVALVIVFYVLVSVVNNKWSKKGIS, encoded by the coding sequence ATGAAAATTAAAAAACACCTTCCTAATCTCATTACGCTACTTAATTTATTGTCGGGCTGTATTGCGCTTGTTTATGCTACCAACGCAGATTTTGTAGCTGCTTTTTATTTTGTTTGTTTGGGGATTTTTCTGGATTTTTTTGATGGGTTTTTTGCTCGGTTGTTTGGGGTTTCTAGCCCATTAGGGTTGCAATTGGATTCGTTAGCAGATATGGTAACTAGTGGAGTGGTGCCAGGTTTTGTTATGTTTTTGATGATGAAAAGCAGCCAGCATGAGTTGGGGATGCATCCAGCTTGGGCTTATTTAGGCTTTATAATTACTTTGGGATCCTGCTATAGGCTGGCCAATTTTAATATAGACACACGCCAGACAGACTCCTTTATTGGTTTGCCAACACCAGCCAACACACTTTTTATACTAAGCTTGCCATTAATAATTCAATACCAAGACTCTTTATTGGTTCTAGAATTACTTACCAACCAATGGGTTTTACTGTTTATTACGCTATGTAGTGCTTTTATTTTAAATGCCGAAATCCCTTTGTTTTCTCTTAAAATTAAAAAGTTTAATCTAAAAGACAATGTTTTGCAACTACTATTCGTGTTGTTGTCTTTGTTGCTTTTAGTGGTGTTTAATTATTTAGGAGTGGCGCTTGTAATTGTATTTTATGTGCTTGTGTCTGTTGTAAATAATAAGTGGTCCAAAAAAGGAATCTCTTAA
- the lptB gene encoding LPS export ABC transporter ATP-binding protein — protein sequence MILRAENLVKTYKGRSVVKGISVEVNQGEIVGLLGPNGAGKTTSFYMIVGLVKPNSGNIYLDDLNITDYPMYKRAQQGIGYLAQEASVFRKLSIEDNILSVLQLTKLSKEAQIAKMESLIAEFSLEHIRTNRGDLLSGGERRRTEIARCLATDPKFILLDEPFAGVDPVAVEDIQRIVAQLKNKNIGILITDHNVQETLAITDKTYLMFEGGILKAGVPEELVEDEMVRRVYLGQNFELRKKKIEF from the coding sequence ATGATTTTAAGAGCGGAGAATTTAGTCAAAACATACAAAGGACGAAGTGTTGTAAAAGGAATTTCTGTGGAGGTAAACCAAGGAGAAATTGTAGGTCTTTTAGGGCCTAATGGTGCCGGAAAAACAACCTCTTTTTATATGATTGTGGGATTAGTAAAACCCAACTCAGGCAATATTTATCTAGATGATTTAAACATCACAGATTATCCGATGTACAAAAGAGCCCAACAAGGTATTGGGTATTTAGCCCAAGAGGCTTCGGTTTTTAGAAAACTAAGTATTGAAGACAATATTTTGAGCGTATTGCAATTAACCAAGCTCTCCAAAGAAGCACAGATAGCCAAAATGGAAAGCCTAATTGCAGAGTTTAGTCTAGAACACATCCGTACCAATCGAGGCGATTTGCTCTCTGGTGGAGAACGCCGCCGTACCGAAATTGCTCGTTGTTTGGCTACAGATCCTAAATTTATTTTATTAGATGAGCCTTTTGCAGGCGTAGACCCTGTGGCTGTAGAAGATATCCAAAGAATTGTAGCCCAACTAAAAAACAAAAATATTGGCATCTTGATTACCGATCACAACGTACAAGAAACCTTAGCTATCACAGACAAAACCTACTTAATGTTTGAAGGAGGCATCTTGAAGGCAGGAGTCCCTGAAGAATTAGTAGAAGATGAAATGGTACGAAGAGTGTACCTAGGGCAAAACTTTGAGTTACGCAAAAAGAAAATTGAATTTTAA
- a CDS encoding PorV/PorQ family protein, whose product MNIGVDASALAMANTAVASTADVNSGYWNPAGLTRLEQEQVSLMHASYFANIAQYDYIAYANTIDDRSAYGISLIRFGVDDILNTTELIDSQGTIDYNRISLFSTADYGFTFSYARQLPVAGFQYGVNAKIIRRIIGDFADSWGFGFDVGLQFEKNQWQFGLMLRDITTTYNVWNINEKEYKKIAAAAPGKNQELPESTEITIPKAQIGMSKKFIFHYDYSLLAAANANLRFTRTNDIVATNAVSIDPALGFEFGYIDLVFLRAGVGNFQNVLQLDRSEKIQFQPNIGLGFKYKGVQIDYALTDLGNQSAAIYSNIFSLKVDLSLFKN is encoded by the coding sequence TTGAATATCGGTGTGGATGCCTCAGCTCTAGCCATGGCCAATACGGCAGTGGCAAGTACTGCAGATGTAAATTCTGGCTATTGGAACCCTGCTGGACTAACCAGATTAGAGCAAGAACAAGTTAGTTTGATGCATGCCAGTTATTTTGCCAACATTGCGCAATATGACTACATTGCTTATGCCAATACTATTGATGACAGAAGCGCTTATGGTATTTCGTTAATCCGTTTTGGAGTTGATGATATTTTAAATACTACAGAGTTGATTGACAGCCAAGGCACCATTGATTACAATAGAATTAGTTTGTTTTCTACTGCAGATTATGGTTTTACGTTTTCTTACGCCAGACAACTACCTGTTGCTGGTTTTCAGTATGGCGTTAATGCCAAAATAATTAGGCGTATTATTGGTGATTTTGCAGATTCTTGGGGGTTTGGTTTTGATGTTGGTTTGCAATTTGAAAAAAATCAATGGCAATTTGGATTGATGCTCCGGGATATTACCACTACTTATAATGTCTGGAATATAAACGAGAAAGAATACAAAAAAATAGCCGCCGCCGCCCCTGGCAAAAATCAGGAACTACCCGAGAGTACTGAAATCACCATCCCAAAGGCACAAATAGGAATGTCTAAAAAATTTATATTTCATTATGACTACAGCCTCTTAGCCGCTGCCAATGCCAACCTACGCTTTACAAGAACAAACGATATTGTTGCAACCAATGCAGTAAGTATCGACCCTGCATTGGGTTTTGAGTTTGGCTATATCGATTTGGTGTTTCTTAGAGCTGGTGTTGGTAATTTTCAAAATGTATTACAATTAGATCGTTCCGAAAAAATCCAATTTCAGCCCAATATTGGTCTCGGTTTTAAATACAAAGGAGTTCAGATAGATTATGCTCTTACGGATCTCGGCAATCAAAGTGCAGCAATTTATTCTAATATATTTTCTCTAAAAGTTGATTTGTCCTTATTTAAAAATTGA